From Oreochromis aureus strain Israel breed Guangdong linkage group 4, ZZ_aureus, whole genome shotgun sequence, a single genomic window includes:
- the hsd17b14 gene encoding 17-beta-hydroxysteroid dehydrogenase 14 — MSLRYHNKVAVVTGGSKGIGRGIVRVFVENGAKVAFCARESAAGEALETELNKTGPGSCKFVKSDISKEEDIKRLIAVTVEQFGHIDCLVNNAGWHPPHKPTDDTTAEEFRDLLNLNLVSYFLASKYVLPYLRERQGNIINISSLVGTIGQKDAAPYVATKGAIISMTKAMAVDESRYNVRVNCISPGNVITPLWEELAAQTPDAAATIKMGENAQLMGRMGTEAECGLAALYLAAEATFCTGIDLLLSGGAELNYGFKSQIQSSQS, encoded by the exons ATGTCCCTCCGCTACCACAACAAAGTGGCTGTTGTCACGGGAGGATCCAAAGGGATTGGCAGAGGGATTGTCAGAGTGTTTG tgGAAAACGGAGCCAAAGTGGCGTTTTGTGCAAGAGAAA GTGCAGCAGGTGAAGCTTTAGAGACGGAGCTTAACAAGACCGGACCAGGCTCGTGCAAGTTTGTCAAAAGTGACATCTCCAAGGAAGAAGACATAAAG AGACTGATTGCAGTCACAGTGGAGCAGTTTGGTCACATCGACTGCCTGGTCAACAACGCAGGCTGGC ACCCTCCTCATAAACCCACCGATGACACCACAGCGGAGGAGTTCAGAGACTTGTTGAATCTGAACCTCGTCAGCTACTTTTTGGCGTCTAAA TATGTGTTACCGTACCTACGAGAGCGCCAAGGAAACATCATCAATATTTCCAGTCTTGTGGGAACTATCGGTCAGAAAGATGCTGCACCGTATGTTGCCACAAAG GGGGCGATCATTTCCATGACAAAGGCAATGGCAGTGGATGAGAGCCGCTACAATGTGAGAGTCAACTG CATTTCACCAGGTAACGTGATAACACCTCTGTGGGAGGAACTAGCAGCACAGACACCAGACGCTGCCGCTACCATTAAAATGGGGGAAAATGCTCAG CTCATGGGTCGAATGGGGACTGAGGCTGAGTGTGGACTGGCTGCTTTATATCTCGCTGCCGAGGCCACTTTCTGCACCGGGATTGACCTGCTGCTCAGTGGAGGAGCCGAACTGAACTACGGCTTCAAGAGTCAAATCCAGTCCTCACAATCCTGA
- the LOC116329061 gene encoding potassium voltage-gated channel subfamily A member 1: MDNHKGGGTDRGGGETKDKQKAEEVSDEDKQAKNKQNKLEKESSKEPRAHPRRENRRRCQWALTERLAINVSGMRYETQLRTLAQFPDSLLGDPQRRIRYFDPLRNEVFLDRNRICFDAILYFYQSGGRLRRPANIPLDMFLEELRFYELGEEIIDRFKEDEGFAKEEERPLPEKKWQQQIWKLFEYPESSGGARIIAIISVMVIVISILIFCLETLPEFRNEKERREQYSITPHPNISNKTILVPPGFTAFQDPFFIVETICICWFSFELIMRFISAPNKVHFFKDIMNIIDFFAILPYFVTVGTELAKDKGTQPSVSLALIRVIRLVRVFRIFKLSRHSKGLQILGQTLKASLRELALLIFFLFIGVILFSSAVYFAEVDSPGTNFKSIPEAFWWAVVSMTTVGYGDMCPGTVGGKLVGSMCAIAGVLTISLPVPVIVSNFSYFYHREMECEDTRVYQHVSTSLWEKEGDDDEDEEDDDGMDEWPEYMRDYAPLYGQNRAICPPINGPLLTGLCAGQVAGDQRDMGFLFKESRVTQV, encoded by the exons ATGGACAATCATAAGGGGGGAGGTACAGATCGAGGTGGAGGCGAGACAAAAGATAAACAGAAAGCTGAGGAGGTCAGCGATGAAGATAAGCAGGCCAAAAACAAGCAGAACAAGTTGGAGAAAGAGAGCAGCAAGGAGCCAAGGGCCCATCCCAGAAGGGAGAACCGCCGGCGGTGTCAGTGGGCTCTGACGGAGCGTCTGGCCATCAACGTGTCAGGGATGCGTTATGAGACCCAACTGCGCACCCTCGCTCAGTTCCCAGACTCCCTGTTGGGTGACCCCCAGCGTCGAATTCGCTACTTCGACCCTCTGAGGAATGAAGTCTTCTTGGATAGAAACCGCATCTGCTTTGACGCCATCCTCTACTTCTATCAGTCAGGTGGGAGGCTGCGGAGGCCCGCCAACATCCCCCTGGACATGTTCCTGGAGGAGCTGCGGTTCTACGAGCTCGGAGAGGAGATCATTGACCGCTTCAAAGAGGATGAAGGCTTCgccaaagaggaggagagacctcTACCTGAAAAAAAGTGGCAGCAGCAAATCTGGAAGCTGTTTGAGTATCCGGAATCATCCGGCGGAGCCCGGATCATCGCCATCATCAGTGTCATGGTCATTGTGATCTCCATTCTCATCTTCTGCCTGGAGACCCTGCCTGAGTTCAGAAATGAAAAGGAGCGGAGGGAG CAATACTCCATCACTCCTCACCCCAACATATCAAACAAGACCATCTTGGTCCCACCTGGATTCACTGCCTTCCAGGACCCATTCTTCATAGTAGAGACAATCTGCATCTGCTGGTTCTCATTTGAACTCATCATGCGCTTCATTAGCGCTCCCAACAAGGTGCACTTTTTTAAAGACATCATGAACATCATAGACTTCTTCGCCATCCTGCCTTATTTTGTCACAGTGGGCACGGAGCTAGCAAAGGACAAAGGTACGCAGCCCTCCGTGTCTCTGGCTCTCATCAGAGTCATCAGGCTAGTGAGAGTCTTCAGGATCTTCAAGCTCTCTCGTCACTCCAAGGGCCTCCAGATCCTGGGCCAGACGCTGAAGGCCAGCCTGAGAGAGCTCGCCCTGctcatcttcttcctcttcattgGCGTCATACTCTTTTCTAGCGCTGTCTACTTCGCTGAGGTGGACAGTCCTGGAACAAACTTCAAAAGCATCCCTGAGGCCTTCTGGTGGGCAGTTGTGTCCATGACTACAGTCGGGTACGGGGACATGTGCCCGGGCACGGTTGGGGGAAAGCTGGTGGGCTCCATGTGTGCCATTGCTGGCGTGCTCACCATCTCTTTGCCTGTGCCTGTCATTGTGTCCAACTTCAGCTACTTTTACCACAGAGAGATGGAGTGCGAGGACACCAGGGTGTACCAGCATGTCTCCACATCGCTCTGGGAAAAGGAaggagatgatgatgaagatgaggaggacGACGATGGAATGGATGAGTGGCCTGAATATATGAGGGATTATGCACCACTGTATGGGCAGAACAGGGCTATTTGCCCTCCGATCAATGGACCTCTTTTGACAGGCCTTTGTGCAGGACAGGTAGCCGGGGATCAGAGAGACATGGGGTTCCTCTTTAAGGAATCTCGCGTCACTCAGGTctga